The Psychrobacter sp. P11G3 genomic interval CGAGTCCGTATCGCTTATCTGGTGAAGCCGATGAGTTGACGCATTATCAAGGGCTATTCTGGCGCCGTCCAGTATTGACTGCTGTCATGACTATCATGATGTTGTCATTGGCTGGTATTCCGTTGACGGCAGGCTTTATCACTAAGCTATTTGCTATCTTAGCTGCGGTACAAGGCACCAACTGGTTCTTGGCTGCGATGATTATCTTAGGCAGTGCGATTGGTCTATTCTACTACTTACGTGTGTTACTCACGCTGTTCAAACGTCCTAAGCAGTTCATCGAGTTTGATGTGTCTGGGCAGTGGGGTATTCGTACCGGTGGTATTATGGTCATTGCTGTGACGGCGATTATTCTATTCTTTGGTATCTTGCCAAATAGTATGATTGAGTGGGCAAGTTTGGCTCGTATTTGGTAATGTTGCTGAGTTAATACGGCAGATAAGTCGCTGCGATCTATCTGTTGTTACGGTTAAAAAACCAAGATGCGCCAGCTTTATGATAAGCTTGGCGCATCTTTTTTTATGCTTACCATTTTGGTATTTATCTTCTTTTGCCTATCAAAGGTATCTTATAAAAATACAGTTTAATAAAGTATAAGTGACGAATAATTATGAGTGATAATATTCAAACCGTAACGGTGCTCAGTACAACCACATGGACGCCAAATTTATTTAGCTTTACCGTCAGTCGTCCCGATAGTTTTAAGTTTACAGCGGGGCAGTTTGTACGCTTGGGCGTCAATCCTAGTCAATTAAAATATTACCAGCAAACTGATGCAAGTGATGAAACTGCTGATACCGCATTGAATGAAGATGTCTTTCGCGCGTATTCGATAGTCTCTTCGCCCTTTGATGAGGTGATAGAGTTTTTCTCTATCGTGATTCCTGATGGTGCATTTACCTCGCAATTGCAGCATTTACAAGTGGGTGATGAACTGCTGCTCAACACCATGCCATTTGGGTTTTTGACGTTAGCACGTTACCAAAAACCACTGCCAAAAGACTTATGGTTGCTGGCAACAGGCACTGGTTTAGCACCGTTTTTGTCAATGCTACAAGATTTAAAGACATGGGAAGATTACGAGCACATTGTATTGGCTTATAGTGCCCGTTCGCTCGATGAACTTGCGTACGTTGAGAAAATCGAGAGCCTACAAGAAGACTTCGGT includes:
- a CDS encoding ferredoxin--NADP reductase, encoding MMSDNIQTVTVLSTTTWTPNLFSFTVSRPDSFKFTAGQFVRLGVNPSQLKYYQQTDASDETADTALNEDVFRAYSIVSSPFDEVIEFFSIVIPDGAFTSQLQHLQVGDELLLNTMPFGFLTLARYQKPLPKDLWLLATGTGLAPFLSMLQDLKTWEDYEHIVLAYSARSLDELAYVEKIESLQEDFGTLVDNPAKLIFIPIVTREPVEGALSERLPKLLLEGTLQARAGIALDIDSTHVMLCGNPDMVEDTKEALKTLGLIMNRRGEGNIAVENYW